One stretch of Streptomyces sp. NBC_00443 DNA includes these proteins:
- a CDS encoding MarR family winged helix-turn-helix transcriptional regulator — protein MPASTSAAASPGPAEIVEIEKCLTRVTYLAGRARQHEYLMAMAGLTLDRAAVAILRRLAETAPMRPGVLAGLLAVEASHVTRQVQQLERAGYVIRTADPHDRRAQRVGLTDAGRVAVDRIREAARAGMRLALAGWSDEDLRQLAELFHRLVDDFVTRAEVPADLGPRA, from the coding sequence ATGCCCGCATCGACATCCGCAGCAGCGTCGCCCGGCCCGGCCGAGATCGTGGAGATCGAGAAGTGCCTCACCCGCGTCACCTACCTGGCGGGCCGGGCGAGACAGCACGAGTACCTGATGGCCATGGCGGGCCTGACCCTGGACCGGGCCGCCGTGGCGATCCTGCGCCGCCTCGCCGAGACCGCACCGATGCGGCCCGGCGTGCTGGCGGGGCTGCTGGCGGTCGAGGCGTCCCATGTCACGCGTCAGGTGCAGCAGTTGGAGAGGGCCGGCTATGTGATCCGGACCGCCGACCCACACGACCGGCGGGCCCAGCGCGTCGGGCTCACCGACGCGGGCAGGGTGGCAGTGGACCGCATCCGGGAGGCGGCCCGTGCCGGCATGCGCCTGGCGCTGGCCGGCTGGTCCGACGAGGACCTGCGGCAGCTGGCCGAGCTCTTCCACCGCCTGGTCGACGACTTCGTCACTCGCGCCGAGGTGCCGGCCGACCTCGGACCGCGGGCCTGA
- a CDS encoding FxLYD domain-containing protein: MPGHRTRWTTTAILTTTAAVAAALTLTACSDDDTPSSVASQAASAFASATAEAGRQLDDIKGGVDAKGAIRLSDPTTDSDGRTTVEVTAENTTDSTKSFGVQINFRDADGNLLDANVVTVSDVAAGKTGKGTARSTRDLSGDVRAEVARAVRY; this comes from the coding sequence ATGCCCGGTCACCGAACGCGGTGGACGACCACCGCGATCCTCACGACGACCGCCGCTGTGGCCGCCGCCCTCACCCTCACCGCCTGCAGCGACGACGACACGCCCTCCTCGGTGGCCAGCCAGGCGGCGTCGGCCTTCGCCTCGGCGACCGCGGAGGCGGGGCGGCAGCTCGACGACATCAAGGGCGGCGTAGACGCCAAGGGCGCGATCCGGCTCAGCGATCCGACGACCGACTCGGACGGCCGTACGACCGTGGAGGTCACGGCTGAGAACACGACCGACTCGACGAAGTCGTTCGGCGTACAGATCAACTTCCGCGACGCGGACGGCAATCTGCTGGACGCGAACGTGGTGACCGTCTCGGACGTGGCCGCGGGCAAGACGGGCAAGGGCACCGCGCGCAGCACGCGTGACCTGAGCGGGGACGTCCGGGCGGAGGTGGCCCGGGCCGTGCGCTACTGA
- a CDS encoding DUF6479 family protein: MSTTTFVLAATSSEVLNVIAAFAGGLVIAGALVWAVQLGMRVRDRELPRPTAEEQPHLPDTGPVHEERELREPDEVPHAEGRERLLPHDLHHAGSRRSEDQHRKRWLPGKSGSFGGGGIGHG; encoded by the coding sequence ATGAGTACGACGACGTTTGTACTAGCGGCCACGTCGAGTGAAGTACTCAACGTGATCGCCGCCTTTGCGGGTGGCCTGGTCATCGCGGGCGCCCTGGTCTGGGCCGTGCAGCTCGGCATGCGGGTCCGTGACCGTGAGCTGCCGCGGCCCACCGCCGAGGAGCAGCCCCATCTCCCCGACACCGGCCCGGTCCATGAGGAGCGGGAGCTCAGGGAACCCGACGAAGTGCCGCACGCGGAGGGCAGGGAACGGCTCCTGCCGCACGACCTGCACCACGCGGGCAGCAGGCGCAGCGAGGACCAGCACCGCAAGCGCTGGCTGCCGGGGAAGAGCGGTTCCTTCGGCGGCGGCGGCATCGGGCACGGCTGA
- a CDS encoding right-handed parallel beta-helix repeat-containing protein: protein MDTSGEREGGIMADLRFGAVVSALMVAVSSGAGATWAAGPPVSASASVSASASVSASASESGRHSTRQLYVAPWGSDGWPGTFERPFATPARAQQAVRAGTAGMTADIIVNLRGGTYRLTAPLRMSQAAGDSGRGGHRVVYQAYGYGTQRQEPVTVSGGREIGGWRPDPQRHGVWRADVGTLETRQLYVGGKRAARASQGDGIPGKLKVTGTGLTTTSAVPRSWRAPRDMELRFRFDYLEGRCGIAGITTGPGGGSTITMDQPCWRMAHELYGPDLLALPSDVENSPDFLDMQGSWYLDRSRPGHHELLYRPRAGEDMRRAQVTAPVLQTLVSGTGSPGRPVHDIAFKGLTFAHAGWTAPSEPAGFAAAWSMYLRPGKGDDIRLLTVPGNVAFRTAERITFQGNRFVHLGAQGLEFSENSSHNTVDGNVFTDISDGGVVLGALPPETKGTDRGNRIVGNRVFATNRLLADGGGIYLRGEQGTSYADGAVVSGNAVSDSAYGEWNVGIYTDDSSKWITVRDNAVHSYRASIGGCSEDWGNRPVQNVRFHGNFWDDTVPDWLPRRSYPGGWPPAPDCGDPRNLQFTHNTLLTPEDPASDCAARPACAAIVERAGPGEPYRRSLGLK from the coding sequence ATGGACACGTCCGGCGAACGGGAGGGCGGGATCATGGCGGACCTGCGGTTCGGAGCGGTCGTATCGGCGCTGATGGTGGCGGTGTCCAGTGGGGCCGGTGCGACCTGGGCGGCTGGTCCCCCGGTGTCGGCATCCGCTTCGGTGTCAGCTTCGGCTTCGGTGTCGGCCTCGGCTTCGGAGAGCGGGCGGCACAGCACGCGGCAGCTGTACGTGGCGCCCTGGGGGAGCGACGGGTGGCCGGGTACGTTCGAGCGGCCGTTCGCGACGCCGGCGCGAGCCCAGCAGGCCGTGCGGGCCGGGACGGCCGGGATGACCGCGGACATCATCGTGAACCTGCGCGGCGGCACCTACCGGCTGACGGCTCCGCTGCGGATGTCGCAGGCCGCCGGCGACTCCGGCCGGGGCGGTCACCGCGTCGTCTACCAGGCGTACGGCTACGGCACGCAGCGGCAGGAGCCCGTGACAGTCAGCGGCGGCCGGGAGATCGGCGGATGGCGGCCCGACCCGCAGCGGCACGGCGTGTGGCGGGCGGACGTCGGCACGCTCGAAACCCGTCAGCTGTACGTCGGAGGGAAGCGGGCCGCGCGGGCGAGCCAGGGGGACGGCATCCCCGGCAAGCTGAAGGTGACCGGGACCGGCCTCACGACCACGAGCGCCGTCCCACGCAGCTGGCGGGCGCCGCGTGACATGGAGCTGCGGTTCCGGTTCGACTACCTGGAGGGCCGCTGCGGCATCGCGGGCATCACAACGGGTCCGGGTGGCGGGTCGACGATCACCATGGACCAGCCGTGCTGGCGGATGGCCCACGAGCTGTACGGGCCGGACCTGCTCGCCCTGCCGTCCGACGTCGAGAACTCGCCCGACTTCCTGGACATGCAGGGGAGTTGGTACCTCGACCGCTCCCGTCCCGGCCACCACGAGCTGCTGTACCGGCCGAGGGCGGGGGAGGACATGCGGCGCGCGCAGGTGACGGCTCCCGTGCTTCAGACGCTGGTCAGCGGCACCGGCAGCCCCGGCCGGCCCGTGCACGACATCGCCTTCAAGGGGCTGACGTTCGCCCACGCCGGCTGGACGGCGCCGAGCGAGCCGGCCGGGTTCGCGGCCGCGTGGAGCATGTATCTGCGGCCGGGGAAGGGCGACGACATCAGGCTGCTCACCGTGCCCGGGAACGTCGCCTTCCGCACCGCAGAACGCATCACCTTCCAGGGCAACCGGTTCGTCCATCTCGGCGCCCAGGGACTGGAGTTCTCCGAGAACAGCTCGCACAACACGGTGGACGGCAACGTCTTCACCGACATCTCGGACGGGGGTGTCGTGCTGGGAGCCCTGCCACCGGAAACGAAGGGCACGGACCGCGGCAACCGCATCGTCGGCAACCGGGTCTTCGCGACCAACCGGCTCCTGGCCGACGGCGGCGGCATCTATCTGCGCGGCGAACAGGGCACGTCGTATGCGGACGGCGCGGTCGTCAGCGGCAACGCGGTCTCGGACAGCGCGTACGGCGAGTGGAACGTCGGCATCTACACCGACGACAGCAGTAAATGGATCACCGTGCGGGACAACGCCGTCCACAGTTACCGCGCCTCGATCGGCGGGTGCAGCGAGGACTGGGGCAACCGCCCCGTCCAGAACGTCCGTTTCCACGGCAACTTCTGGGACGACACCGTCCCCGACTGGCTGCCCCGCCGGTCCTACCCCGGAGGCTGGCCGCCCGCACCGGACTGCGGCGACCCCAGGAACCTTCAGTTCACGCACAACACCCTGCTGACGCCGGAGGACCCCGCCTCCGACTGCGCGGCCCGTCCCGCCTGCGCCGCGATCGTGGAACGGGCCGGGCCGGGGGAGCCGTACCGGCGGAGCCTGGGCCTGAAGTGA
- a CDS encoding class F sortase: MMPLSRRAFATAAMASLLVGCGGQGTEQGATAGSRRRRDTEASKEGQEGGSSSASSNSTRTLGSSPPLRLRIPAIDVDTPVVRLGLAQDGTVEVPPITADDRAGWYRHSPTPGQVGPSVILGHVTVGSYGAGVFRDLARLRRGDRIVARRKDGTSAEFAVSSVRTVAKADFPAEDVYGDVDRPELRLITCGGPSSGDEYRDNVIVFAELSSTSP, translated from the coding sequence ATGATGCCGCTGTCCAGGCGGGCGTTCGCCACGGCGGCGATGGCGTCGCTGCTGGTGGGCTGCGGCGGCCAGGGCACCGAGCAGGGCGCTACCGCGGGCTCCCGGAGGAGGAGGGACACGGAGGCGTCCAAGGAGGGGCAGGAGGGCGGGTCCTCCTCGGCGTCCTCGAACTCCACGCGCACGCTGGGCAGTTCACCCCCGCTCCGGCTCCGGATCCCGGCGATCGACGTCGACACCCCGGTCGTCCGGCTGGGCCTGGCGCAGGACGGCACCGTGGAGGTGCCGCCGATCACGGCCGACGACCGGGCCGGCTGGTACCGGCACTCGCCGACGCCGGGCCAGGTCGGCCCGTCCGTCATCCTCGGCCATGTCACGGTGGGCTCCTACGGGGCCGGAGTGTTCCGGGACCTGGCGCGGCTGCGCCGGGGTGACCGGATCGTGGCGCGCAGGAAGGACGGCACATCGGCGGAGTTCGCCGTGAGCTCCGTACGGACGGTCGCCAAGGCGGACTTCCCGGCGGAGGACGTCTACGGCGACGTGGACCGCCCGGAGCTGCGGCTGATCACGTGCGGCGGCCCGAGCTCCGGCGACGAGTACCGGGACAACGTGATCGTCTTCGCCGAGCTGAGCTCCACGTCCCCCTGA
- a CDS encoding cold-shock protein, which produces MVTATVREWSDEEGWGVLDSPETPGGCFGHYSDIQATGFRTLSPGQQVDLTWEAPGFKQDGYDYRAVSIVPRTA; this is translated from the coding sequence ATGGTGACTGCGACGGTTCGTGAGTGGAGCGACGAGGAAGGGTGGGGCGTGCTCGACTCGCCCGAGACTCCCGGTGGCTGCTTCGGCCACTACTCCGACATCCAGGCGACCGGGTTCCGCACGCTGTCGCCCGGGCAGCAGGTCGACCTCACGTGGGAAGCGCCCGGATTCAAGCAGGACGGCTACGACTACCGCGCGGTGAGCATCGTGCCTCGGACCGCCTGA
- a CDS encoding DUF6153 family protein, whose protein sequence is MTARAQQHRALRTPLPGPWRMLLLLGLLAGLFGMHALGPADAVPVSSHHGHGAPVMSAHLTAVTDEAACHGPDSGGGHAQHADPTCASSAVGAGPVLPAPMPDPAGSAVAADLDGRSVAAVPEGGRAPPSLAELQILRT, encoded by the coding sequence GTGACCGCCCGCGCACAGCAACACCGTGCGCTGCGGACCCCGTTGCCGGGGCCGTGGCGCATGCTTCTGCTGCTCGGGCTGCTCGCCGGGCTGTTCGGGATGCACGCGCTCGGCCCCGCCGACGCCGTCCCGGTCTCTTCGCATCACGGGCACGGCGCTCCCGTCATGAGCGCCCACCTGACGGCCGTGACCGACGAGGCCGCGTGCCACGGCCCCGACTCGGGCGGCGGGCACGCCCAGCACGCCGACCCGACCTGCGCGTCGAGTGCCGTCGGTGCGGGCCCCGTGCTGCCGGCCCCCATGCCCGATCCGGCCGGAAGCGCCGTCGCGGCCGACCTCGACGGCCGTTCCGTGGCCGCCGTGCCCGAAGGCGGGCGGGCGCCTCCCTCACTGGCCGAACTGCAGATCCTGCGGACCTAG
- a CDS encoding MFS transporter produces MSHAVARPAGAGGKSAPPKPNAVVAVLALAGIVVSLMQTLVIPIVPELPKLLDASASNTAWAVTATLLAAAVATPVVGRLGDMIGKRRMLLTSIVLLVSGSVVCALADSLVPMIVGRTLQGLAAAVIPLGISIMRDALPAERLAGSTALMSASLGVGGALGLPAAAFIADNWDWHILFWASAALGALAFLLVLLIVPETEVRTGGRFDLVGSLGLSAGLVSLLLTVSKGGDWGWTSGTTLGLGAAAVVILLAWGWWELRAKQPLVDLRTTARPQVLFTNLASVALGFSMFAMSLVLPQLLQLPEQTGYGLGRPMLTVGLVLAPQGLVMMAMSAVSASVTKAKGPKVTLMIGALIVAAGYGLNIVLMSEVWHLILVSCIIGAGVGFTYGALPALIMGAVDPSETAAANSLNTLMRSLGTSFASALAGVILAQMTTDFGGSALPSENGFKVVMAIGAGAAVLAFALATLIPRQRNAAAERPSAEDESGRAVVKTG; encoded by the coding sequence ATGTCCCACGCAGTCGCCCGACCCGCCGGCGCGGGAGGGAAGTCCGCCCCGCCGAAGCCGAACGCCGTGGTGGCGGTGCTGGCCCTCGCCGGGATCGTCGTCTCGCTGATGCAGACCCTGGTCATCCCGATCGTCCCGGAACTGCCGAAGCTCCTGGACGCCTCGGCGTCGAACACCGCCTGGGCGGTCACCGCCACCCTGCTCGCCGCCGCCGTGGCGACGCCCGTCGTCGGGCGGCTCGGCGACATGATCGGCAAGCGGCGGATGCTGCTGACCAGCATCGTCCTGCTGGTGTCCGGCTCGGTGGTGTGCGCGCTCGCCGACTCCCTCGTACCGATGATCGTCGGCCGTACGCTGCAGGGCCTCGCGGCCGCCGTCATACCGCTCGGCATCAGCATCATGCGCGACGCGCTGCCGGCCGAGCGGCTGGCCGGGTCGACGGCGCTGATGAGCGCCTCGCTCGGCGTGGGCGGTGCGCTGGGGCTGCCCGCGGCCGCGTTCATCGCGGACAACTGGGACTGGCACATCCTGTTCTGGGCCTCGGCCGCGCTGGGCGCCCTGGCCTTCCTGCTGGTCCTGCTGATCGTGCCCGAGACCGAGGTGCGCACCGGCGGGCGTTTCGACCTGGTCGGCTCGCTCGGTCTGTCCGCCGGGCTGGTGTCCTTGCTGCTGACCGTCTCCAAGGGCGGCGACTGGGGCTGGACCAGCGGTACGACGCTGGGCCTGGGCGCCGCGGCGGTCGTGATCCTGCTCGCCTGGGGCTGGTGGGAGCTGAGGGCGAAGCAGCCGCTGGTCGACCTGCGCACCACCGCGAGGCCGCAGGTGCTGTTCACCAACCTCGCCTCGGTCGCGCTCGGTTTCTCGATGTTCGCCATGTCGCTGGTGCTGCCGCAGCTGCTCCAGCTGCCCGAGCAGACCGGCTACGGCCTCGGCAGGCCGATGCTGACCGTCGGCCTGGTCCTCGCCCCGCAGGGCCTGGTGATGATGGCCATGTCCGCCGTCTCCGCGAGCGTCACCAAGGCCAAGGGGCCCAAGGTCACCCTGATGATCGGCGCGCTGATCGTGGCCGCCGGGTACGGCCTGAACATCGTGCTGATGAGCGAGGTCTGGCACCTGATCCTGGTCTCCTGCATCATCGGCGCCGGCGTCGGCTTCACCTACGGCGCCCTGCCCGCGCTGATCATGGGCGCCGTCGATCCCTCCGAGACGGCCGCGGCCAACAGCCTCAACACCCTGATGCGCTCGCTCGGCACCTCGTTCGCCAGTGCGCTCGCGGGCGTCATCCTGGCCCAGATGACCACCGACTTCGGTGGCTCCGCCCTGCCCTCGGAGAACGGTTTCAAGGTCGTCATGGCCATCGGCGCCGGAGCGGCCGTACTGGCCTTCGCCCTCGCCACACTCATCCCGAGGCAGCGCAACGCTGCCGCGGAACGGCCTTCCGCCGAGGACGAGTCGGGGCGGGCGGTGGTCAAGACGGGGTAG
- a CDS encoding VOC family protein, which produces MSDAPAGDTQAEPPVRELRLVVTAEDYDEALRFYRDVLGLPERGAFTSPGGRVTILDAGRATLELTDPKHAEFIDEVEVGRRVAGHVRVAFQVADSTATTARLAAAGAEVLAEPTRTPWNSLNSRLEAPGALQLTLFTELDTDTTERA; this is translated from the coding sequence ATGTCCGACGCACCCGCCGGCGACACCCAGGCCGAACCCCCCGTACGCGAGCTGCGTCTGGTGGTCACGGCGGAGGACTACGACGAGGCGTTGCGGTTCTACCGGGATGTGCTGGGGCTGCCCGAGCGAGGGGCGTTCACCTCGCCCGGTGGCCGGGTCACGATCCTTGACGCCGGGCGGGCGACGCTGGAGCTGACGGATCCGAAGCACGCGGAGTTCATCGACGAGGTCGAGGTCGGCCGGCGGGTGGCCGGTCATGTCCGGGTCGCCTTCCAGGTGGCCGACTCCACGGCGACCACGGCCAGGCTTGCGGCCGCCGGGGCCGAGGTTCTCGCGGAGCCCACCCGCACGCCCTGGAACTCCCTCAACTCCCGCCTCGAAGCGCCCGGCGCCCTCCAGCTGACCCTCTTCACCGAGCTGGACACCGATACCACGGAACGCGCGTAG
- a CDS encoding sortase-dependent protein, with product MRRTVLSAMALSCAALFATAAPALADSSSPTPVPSPTASSAATDAPSPSAEPTRPPSSAEPTRPPADDTSEPSAAPTRDSGQVSVRPSGAPDTGVTPTSSDSGWGRGGTIGGGAAAVLVAGGATAFVVRRRRTTGA from the coding sequence ATGCGCCGAACCGTCCTCAGCGCCATGGCACTCAGCTGCGCGGCCCTGTTCGCGACCGCCGCCCCCGCGCTCGCCGACAGCTCGTCCCCGACCCCGGTCCCGAGCCCGACGGCCAGCTCCGCCGCCACGGACGCCCCCAGCCCCAGCGCCGAGCCGACCCGTCCCCCGTCCTCCGCCGAGCCGACCCGTCCCCCGGCCGACGACACCTCCGAGCCGTCGGCCGCGCCGACCCGGGACAGCGGCCAGGTCTCCGTCAGGCCGTCCGGGGCGCCCGACACCGGCGTGACGCCGACCTCTTCGGACTCCGGCTGGGGACGGGGCGGGACGATCGGCGGGGGCGCGGCCGCGGTGCTCGTCGCCGGGGGCGCGACGGCCTTCGTCGTACGGCGTCGCCGGACCACGGGGGCATGA
- a CDS encoding DUF7144 family membrane protein encodes MSQQQPQSHATDAAHSPAGTAGSPGTQTTWGSAAPDTGGYRPGPPAPSDTGLGTGALVFAGVLMLVNGLLAILQGISAIAEDDVYGSVGDYVYKINLTAWGWVLLGIGIVAVCVGYGILRGAWWARITGIFLASLSMVAHFLFLPYTPVWSVIMVGIDFFVILALATAPDVPRADASTRATASTRDNASGMR; translated from the coding sequence ATGAGCCAGCAGCAGCCGCAGTCGCATGCGACGGACGCGGCACACAGTCCCGCGGGGACCGCGGGTTCGCCCGGCACCCAGACCACCTGGGGCTCGGCCGCACCCGACACCGGCGGCTACCGTCCCGGCCCGCCCGCCCCCTCCGACACCGGCTTGGGCACCGGTGCGCTGGTCTTCGCCGGTGTGCTGATGCTGGTCAACGGGCTGCTGGCGATCCTCCAGGGCATCTCGGCGATCGCCGAGGACGACGTCTACGGCAGTGTCGGCGACTACGTCTACAAGATCAACCTCACGGCGTGGGGCTGGGTCCTGCTCGGCATCGGCATCGTGGCCGTCTGCGTCGGCTACGGCATCCTCAGGGGCGCCTGGTGGGCCCGGATCACCGGCATCTTCCTGGCGTCCCTGAGCATGGTCGCCCACTTCCTGTTCCTGCCGTACACGCCCGTATGGTCGGTGATCATGGTGGGCATCGACTTCTTCGTGATCCTCGCCCTCGCGACGGCTCCGGACGTCCCGCGCGCCGACGCTTCGACGCGCGCTACCGCTTCAACGCGCGATAACGCTTCAGGAATGCGCTGA
- a CDS encoding carboxypeptidase regulatory-like domain-containing protein, which produces MSRFRRATVLGCLAVAGAMTAAGVAYGADRAPEPGGSDLWATATIEPGREGIVQVGGYEGAPLGAGSVLTLSAPATARVTGTPFAAGGYQGAVTLGGSGGTYTFVGAPGPVAGESAPAAWKGRTFPFVLSVPADAEPGTRLPDCALALKDAEGTVKQKGTCAVTVGLPAPTLSRPQSGVPLGAMPEMSGTAYPGAQVTVRDALEEEVCATTTAPDGTWSCVPGLALAPGAGRIQATATFNGVSAASEQIHILVTEVPAAQPDTVTDSEGRRPAPNAAHKAGGAVQQRAR; this is translated from the coding sequence ATGAGCAGATTCAGGAGGGCAACGGTCCTCGGTTGTCTCGCCGTGGCCGGCGCGATGACCGCGGCCGGAGTGGCGTACGGCGCCGACAGGGCGCCAGAGCCGGGCGGCAGCGACCTGTGGGCGACCGCGACCATCGAGCCCGGGCGCGAAGGCATCGTCCAGGTCGGGGGGTACGAAGGGGCGCCGCTGGGTGCGGGATCGGTGCTGACTCTGTCGGCGCCCGCGACGGCGAGGGTGACGGGCACGCCGTTCGCCGCGGGCGGTTACCAGGGGGCGGTGACTCTGGGCGGGAGCGGCGGGACGTACACCTTCGTGGGGGCGCCCGGTCCGGTCGCCGGGGAGTCGGCGCCGGCGGCCTGGAAGGGCCGTACGTTCCCCTTCGTCCTGTCGGTCCCCGCGGACGCCGAGCCCGGCACACGGCTGCCCGACTGCGCCCTGGCCCTGAAGGACGCCGAGGGAACCGTGAAGCAGAAGGGCACGTGCGCCGTGACGGTCGGGCTGCCCGCGCCGACCCTGTCCCGCCCCCAGTCGGGCGTGCCGCTGGGCGCGATGCCGGAGATGTCGGGGACGGCCTACCCGGGCGCCCAGGTCACGGTCCGCGACGCGCTGGAGGAGGAGGTCTGCGCGACGACCACCGCGCCCGACGGCACCTGGTCCTGCGTGCCGGGCCTCGCCCTCGCGCCGGGTGCGGGCCGTATCCAGGCGACGGCCACGTTCAACGGGGTCAGCGCGGCGAGCGAGCAGATCCACATCCTCGTGACGGAGGTGCCCGCCGCGCAGCCGGACACGGTGACGGACAGCGAGGGCCGACGGCCGGCGCCGAACGCCGCGCACAAAGCCGGTGGCGCGGTGCAACAGCGCGCCAGGTAA
- a CDS encoding DUF305 domain-containing protein: MTSTRTVVRRAALAASAVTAALVLAACAGGDHADTASGTHPSPSTSADATAVAHNAQDVSFAQGMIPHHRQAVEMAGLAADRASSTRVKDLATRIEKAQAPEIRTMSGWLKAWGEDVPGTDAMDHSGGHGGGSSTAGMAGMMDQKDMDKLAKSSAKAFDSLFLTMMVEHHEGAVEMAEAEKAKGKYAPATDLADDVVTAQTAEIEEMNKLLGKSAG, from the coding sequence ATGACCAGCACACGTACCGTGGTCCGTCGCGCCGCCCTGGCCGCGTCGGCCGTCACCGCCGCCCTCGTCCTCGCCGCCTGCGCCGGTGGCGACCACGCGGACACCGCATCCGGCACGCACCCGTCGCCCTCGACGAGCGCCGACGCCACCGCCGTGGCGCACAACGCCCAGGACGTCTCCTTCGCGCAGGGCATGATCCCGCACCACCGGCAGGCGGTGGAGATGGCCGGGCTGGCCGCCGACCGCGCCTCCTCGACCCGGGTCAAGGACCTCGCCACACGCATCGAGAAGGCCCAGGCCCCGGAGATCCGGACCATGTCGGGGTGGCTGAAGGCCTGGGGCGAGGACGTGCCCGGCACGGACGCAATGGACCACTCCGGCGGACACGGCGGCGGCTCCAGCACGGCCGGAATGGCCGGAATGATGGACCAGAAGGACATGGACAAGCTGGCGAAGTCCTCCGCCAAGGCCTTCGACTCCCTGTTCCTCACCATGATGGTCGAGCACCACGAGGGCGCGGTGGAGATGGCCGAGGCCGAGAAGGCGAAGGGCAAGTACGCTCCCGCGACCGACCTGGCCGACGACGTCGTCACCGCCCAGACGGCCGAGATCGAGGAGATGAACAAGCTGCTCGGCAAGAGCGCGGGCTGA
- a CDS encoding RNA polymerase sigma factor — protein sequence MKRSRDTAASELFAALYPRLAGWCRRLVDDDETAHEIASEAFTRLWARWSRVEEPRGFLYVTAANLVRDHWRKLERERRAMRRVTTEAAVNPHTEQEDPSVRLLVQSLPERLRVPILLHYYADMPIREVSVLTGRKEGTVKADLHAARELLRVHLRRSLDHTL from the coding sequence TTGAAACGGTCCCGCGACACGGCAGCGTCCGAGCTGTTCGCCGCCCTCTACCCACGCCTGGCCGGCTGGTGCCGCCGTCTCGTCGACGATGACGAGACGGCCCACGAGATCGCCTCGGAGGCCTTCACCCGCCTCTGGGCACGCTGGAGCCGGGTGGAGGAGCCGCGCGGGTTCCTCTACGTCACCGCGGCGAACCTGGTCCGGGACCACTGGCGCAAGCTGGAGCGCGAACGGCGGGCGATGCGCCGGGTCACGACGGAAGCCGCGGTCAACCCCCACACCGAGCAGGAGGACCCGTCCGTACGCCTGCTGGTCCAGTCCCTCCCCGAACGCCTGCGCGTCCCGATCCTGCTCCACTACTACGCTGACATGCCGATCCGGGAGGTGTCCGTGCTGACCGGACGGAAGGAAGGAACCGTCAAGGCCGACCTCCACGCGGCCCGCGAACTGCTCCGCGTCCACCTGAGGAGAAGCCTTGACCACACGCTTTGA